One Fuerstiella marisgermanici DNA window includes the following coding sequences:
- a CDS encoding GntR family transcriptional regulator, whose product MICHIDAGNGIPIYEQIERQVKFAVANGSLLVGERVPSVRELATQTAVNVNTVARAYRELQQQGVLNSIRGTGLAVSMEAKKICQQGRLQMIRDRLRSVLQEALQNQIAVEEIRTLVDEEWTELSQNVGPP is encoded by the coding sequence ATGATTTGTCACATTGATGCCGGCAACGGGATTCCCATCTACGAACAGATTGAGCGGCAGGTCAAGTTCGCCGTGGCCAACGGTTCGCTGCTGGTGGGAGAACGAGTGCCCTCCGTCCGCGAACTGGCGACTCAAACGGCCGTGAACGTCAACACGGTGGCCCGAGCTTATCGCGAACTGCAGCAGCAGGGCGTGTTGAATTCCATACGCGGCACCGGACTGGCGGTGTCGATGGAGGCGAAGAAAATCTGCCAGCAGGGACGGTTGCAGATGATCCGCGACCGACTGCGGTCGGTGCTGCAGGAAGCTCTTCAGAACCAAATTGCCGTCGAAGAAATCCGAACTCTGGTAGACGAAGAATGGACCGAGCTGTCTCAGAATGTGGGGCCCCCTTAG
- a CDS encoding ABC transporter ATP-binding protein, protein MQPVVKFKNLSKRFGQTVALNDVTLEIPPGVVCAVLGANGAGKSTAIRILLGLDKPDAGFAEALGMDSKTHALEIRGRVGYVADQPPLYEWMTVAEIGWFAAGFYPTGYKAEYDKLTTKFDLDGKQKIANLSKGMRAKVALSLAMAHRPELLILDEPTSGLDPLVRREFLESMIDVSAEGRSVLLSSHQVSEVERVADIVAILLNGKLVCVERLDDLKRDTTEVAISMPDETTPPPAMPGINLAHVSFGHDHVWMVRDLNEAQLRESCRSASLPEPQIRKPNLEDILLAILREYRRDPLQKTAQVKTDTAVENHG, encoded by the coding sequence ATGCAACCCGTTGTTAAATTCAAGAACCTAAGCAAACGTTTCGGCCAGACGGTCGCTCTTAACGACGTCACCTTGGAAATCCCGCCGGGAGTCGTTTGTGCCGTGCTGGGAGCAAACGGGGCGGGCAAGAGCACTGCGATTCGCATTCTGCTGGGCCTGGACAAACCCGATGCCGGTTTCGCAGAAGCCCTCGGCATGGACAGCAAAACTCACGCGTTGGAAATTCGTGGTCGAGTCGGCTACGTGGCTGATCAACCGCCGCTGTACGAATGGATGACGGTTGCGGAAATCGGCTGGTTCGCAGCCGGCTTTTATCCAACCGGCTATAAGGCCGAATACGACAAGCTCACCACGAAGTTTGATCTCGACGGAAAGCAAAAGATCGCCAACCTGTCGAAAGGCATGCGAGCCAAAGTAGCGCTGTCGCTCGCGATGGCTCATCGACCGGAGTTACTTATTCTGGACGAACCGACTTCCGGCCTGGACCCGCTGGTGCGGCGTGAGTTTCTGGAAAGCATGATCGACGTTTCGGCGGAAGGTCGCAGCGTGCTGCTGTCCAGCCATCAGGTTTCGGAAGTGGAACGCGTAGCCGACATTGTTGCAATTCTGCTGAATGGAAAGCTGGTCTGCGTAGAACGGCTGGACGACCTGAAACGCGACACGACCGAGGTTGCCATCAGCATGCCGGACGAAACAACTCCGCCACCCGCGATGCCCGGCATCAACCTCGCTCATGTGTCATTCGGGCACGATCATGTTTGGATGGTACGCGATCTGAATGAAGCTCAGCTTCGGGAATCATGCCGATCGGCCAGCCTACCGGAACCGCAAATACGAAAGCCGAACCTCGAAGACATTCTGCTGGCAATCCTGCGTGAATACCGCCGCGATCCGTTACAGAAGACGGCACAGGTTAAAACAGATACTGCTGTAGAGAACCACGGATGA
- a CDS encoding AAA family ATPase, translated as MSISADDSAPKQAGLDDLFERVNQLLGGPGSPDVDDEATQKAPAPVPGEAFTPRQPQTLREAGITAALLERLIVKYLFQVGMAPSRGIASQVRLAFKVIDPILKQLRSDKQIDLVGTTTTGDSEWVITDFGRERGKRYHEECTYYGAAPVSLDDYVNSVAAQTIAGQVVTATDLQAAFDGLIINQEMLNKLGPAVNSGRGMFLFGQPGNGKTSIAERVTDAFGSAIWMPRSIYVEGEIIRIFDPGVHEALEDQNQGGLLDSQQIDRRWIRVKRPTVIAGGELTMDELEVTKNEISKICEAPLQLKSNCGTLVIDDFGRQKMPVDVLLNRWIVPLEKRYDFMNLPSGKKLRVPFDQLIIFSTNLEPRDLVDGAFLRRIPYKIEVPDPSEQEFRELCGIMTRVLGFEPKPECVEYLIETHYKKVDRPFRLCQPRDLILQVQNYCNYHQKPLVITNEAFDFAVANYFSIM; from the coding sequence GTGTCAATTTCTGCAGACGACTCGGCACCAAAACAAGCCGGACTGGATGATCTTTTCGAACGTGTCAACCAGTTGTTGGGCGGACCCGGATCACCGGATGTCGATGACGAAGCTACACAAAAGGCTCCCGCACCTGTGCCCGGCGAAGCATTCACTCCGCGACAGCCGCAAACATTGCGAGAAGCGGGCATCACGGCGGCGTTGCTGGAACGATTGATCGTCAAGTACCTGTTTCAGGTTGGAATGGCGCCCAGTCGAGGCATCGCATCGCAGGTCAGGTTAGCCTTCAAAGTGATCGACCCGATCCTGAAGCAGCTTCGATCCGACAAGCAAATCGATCTGGTCGGAACCACAACCACCGGCGACTCAGAATGGGTTATCACTGACTTCGGCCGTGAACGAGGCAAGCGGTACCACGAAGAGTGCACCTACTACGGCGCGGCTCCGGTCTCACTCGACGACTACGTAAACTCAGTGGCCGCTCAAACCATTGCCGGCCAAGTGGTCACAGCAACCGACCTTCAAGCGGCGTTTGATGGACTGATCATCAATCAGGAAATGCTGAATAAGCTGGGACCAGCGGTTAATTCCGGCCGCGGTATGTTCCTGTTCGGTCAGCCCGGTAACGGTAAGACCAGTATTGCAGAACGAGTGACCGACGCATTTGGATCGGCCATCTGGATGCCTCGATCCATCTACGTCGAAGGCGAGATCATTCGTATCTTCGATCCCGGCGTTCACGAAGCTCTCGAAGATCAGAATCAGGGCGGGCTGCTGGATTCGCAGCAGATCGACCGTCGTTGGATCCGCGTTAAACGTCCAACCGTGATTGCGGGGGGGGAATTGACGATGGATGAACTGGAAGTGACGAAAAACGAGATCTCAAAAATCTGCGAAGCACCTTTGCAGTTGAAGAGTAACTGCGGCACGCTAGTGATCGACGACTTTGGCCGCCAGAAGATGCCCGTCGATGTGCTGTTGAACCGCTGGATCGTGCCGTTGGAAAAACGCTACGACTTTATGAACCTGCCCAGCGGCAAGAAGCTAAGAGTTCCTTTCGACCAGCTCATCATCTTTAGCACAAACCTTGAACCTCGCGACCTGGTCGACGGTGCCTTTCTGCGACGTATTCCCTACAAAATCGAAGTGCCGGATCCGTCAGAGCAGGAATTCCGCGAGTTGTGCGGAATCATGACACGAGTCCTCGGGTTCGAACCAAAGCCTGAATGCGTTGAGTACCTGATTGAAACGCACTACAAGAAGGTGGATCGCCCGTTCCGACTGTGTCAGCCGCGCGACTTGATTCTGCAGGTGCAGAACTACTGCAACTACCATCAGAAGCCTTTGGTCATCACGAACGAAGCGTTCGACTTCGCGGTCGCCAACTACTTCTCGATCATGTAA
- a CDS encoding sugar phosphate isomerase/epimerase family protein: MKFALCQELFEDMPWDEQCRIMAETGYTGIEVAPFSISDDLASVPETTLTDMKNTAERHGLEIIGLHWLLAKTNGLYLTSPDESVRAATAEYLKLLAKTCAALGGRVLVFGSPQQRNLMEGVTTEQAMEFAAEVFRAAMPTFAEHNVVLCMEPLTPKETDFINTCADAVALMKMVDHSSFVLHQDVKAMVGAESASVPELIHRYKDVCGHFHVNDTNLLGPGMGETDYHPIFKALQEVGYDGWVSVEVFDYSPGAEKIAKKSMAYMQQVLSDLKAS, translated from the coding sequence ATGAAGTTCGCACTTTGCCAGGAACTGTTCGAAGACATGCCGTGGGACGAGCAGTGTCGCATCATGGCCGAAACCGGCTACACGGGGATCGAAGTCGCTCCGTTTTCGATCTCAGATGACCTCGCCAGCGTGCCGGAAACCACGCTGACAGACATGAAAAACACGGCTGAACGGCACGGTTTGGAGATAATCGGCCTGCATTGGCTGCTGGCCAAAACCAATGGCCTATACCTCACGTCGCCAGACGAATCCGTCCGCGCAGCCACCGCCGAATACCTAAAACTGCTCGCCAAAACGTGCGCTGCACTCGGCGGCCGAGTGTTGGTGTTCGGGTCGCCTCAACAACGCAACCTGATGGAAGGCGTGACAACAGAACAGGCGATGGAGTTCGCCGCCGAGGTCTTCCGCGCGGCAATGCCAACCTTTGCCGAACACAACGTGGTGTTGTGCATGGAACCACTGACGCCAAAGGAAACAGACTTCATCAACACGTGCGCGGATGCCGTTGCGCTGATGAAGATGGTCGACCACTCGTCGTTCGTTCTGCATCAGGATGTCAAAGCCATGGTGGGCGCTGAATCTGCTTCGGTACCCGAACTTATCCATCGTTACAAAGATGTGTGCGGTCACTTTCATGTGAACGACACCAACCTGTTGGGACCAGGCATGGGTGAAACGGACTACCATCCAATCTTTAAAGCGCTGCAGGAAGTCGGTTATGACGGCTGGGTATCCGTTGAAGTGTTCGATTACAGCCCTGGCGCAGAAAAAATTGCAAAAAAAAGTATGGCTTACATGCAGCAGGTTTTGAGTGATTTAAAAGCGTCGTGA
- a CDS encoding Gfo/Idh/MocA family protein, translated as MTTQSHEASRRSFLKTTGAAAATTSLLSTAVSARAYADEKNTVQLALVGCGGRGTGAATNALSVDNGPIKLVAMADVFESNLNNSHGNLAKQFPDSDKLEVPDEQKFIGFDGYKKAMDCLKPGDVVILTTPCAFRWVHYGYAIERGLNVFMEKPVTADAPSTRKMLALNEKALEKNLKVAVGLMCRHCDARRELWERIQDGEIGDINFMRAYRMAGPTGSAAAPPKPEGISDLMYQIKHFHGFLWLSGGAVSDFLIHNIDESCWMKNAWPVEAKASGGRHYRGDSIDQNFDTYSIEYTFEDGAKLFVNGRTIPGCHQEFASYAHGTKGMAVISSSSHWPSKARIYSGQSPDKQNLAWEYPQPEKHNPYQAEWEHLIDAIRNDIAYNEVERGCMASIVTSMGRMAAHTGQVMKLDQMMKLDHDFAPGIEELTLESESPLQPKADGTYPIPYPGLVKNREYA; from the coding sequence ATGACTACTCAATCTCACGAAGCTTCGCGTCGCAGTTTTCTAAAGACAACGGGAGCCGCCGCAGCGACGACCTCACTGCTTTCGACTGCCGTGTCCGCTCGCGCTTATGCGGACGAAAAAAACACGGTGCAGCTCGCTTTGGTGGGCTGTGGCGGACGCGGTACCGGAGCAGCTACGAACGCTTTGTCTGTTGATAATGGTCCCATCAAGCTGGTGGCGATGGCCGATGTCTTCGAAAGTAACCTGAACAACAGTCACGGCAACCTTGCCAAGCAATTCCCCGACAGCGACAAGCTGGAAGTCCCTGACGAACAAAAGTTCATCGGTTTTGACGGCTACAAAAAGGCGATGGACTGTTTGAAGCCCGGCGACGTGGTGATTCTGACAACGCCCTGTGCTTTCCGTTGGGTGCACTACGGCTACGCAATCGAACGCGGGCTGAATGTCTTCATGGAAAAACCAGTCACCGCAGACGCTCCATCTACCCGAAAGATGCTGGCGCTTAATGAAAAGGCGCTGGAAAAGAATCTGAAGGTGGCGGTCGGTTTGATGTGTCGCCACTGCGACGCTCGCCGCGAACTGTGGGAACGCATTCAGGATGGCGAAATCGGCGACATTAACTTTATGCGAGCCTACCGGATGGCGGGTCCAACGGGTTCTGCCGCCGCACCTCCGAAACCGGAAGGCATCAGCGATCTGATGTACCAGATTAAGCACTTCCATGGCTTCCTGTGGCTTAGCGGTGGCGCTGTGAGTGACTTTCTGATTCACAACATTGATGAATCTTGCTGGATGAAGAACGCGTGGCCAGTGGAAGCGAAGGCCAGCGGCGGAAGGCACTATCGTGGCGACAGCATCGACCAAAACTTCGACACCTATTCGATTGAATACACGTTCGAAGACGGTGCGAAGCTGTTCGTGAACGGGCGTACAATCCCTGGCTGCCATCAGGAATTCGCCAGCTACGCTCACGGCACCAAAGGCATGGCCGTGATCTCCAGCAGTTCGCACTGGCCGTCGAAGGCTCGCATCTACAGCGGTCAAAGCCCGGACAAGCAGAACCTTGCGTGGGAGTACCCTCAACCTGAAAAGCACAACCCTTACCAGGCGGAATGGGAACATCTGATCGACGCTATTCGCAACGACATCGCGTACAACGAAGTCGAACGTGGCTGCATGGCCAGCATCGTCACATCCATGGGCCGCATGGCCGCCCATACCGGTCAGGTGATGAAGCTTGATCAGATGATGAAGCTCGACCACGACTTCGCGCCGGGTATCGAAGAACTGACGCTGGAATCTGAATCACCACTGCAACCCAAGGCCGACGGCACCTACCCGATTCCTTATCCAGGTTTGGTCAAGAATCGCGAGTACGCTTAG
- a CDS encoding formylglycine-generating enzyme family protein: MRLSWTIVSLLFAASFLSNNVLTAADNAVPQATTEAAMKPYAQPIAQTEAAIDMVPIPGGTFKMGSPESEAGRNADEGPQHEVRIDPFWMGKCEITWNQYEIWGEKIDIARRKIFGSPATPNDELADAVTRPTPPYTDMSFSMGKQKHPAICMTQHAARMYCKWLSVKTGQYYRLPTEAEWEYACRAGTTTAYSFGDDVSKLDEYAWYEANSDEGYHEVGQKKPNAWGLHDMHGNVSEWTLDQYVPDTYANRKSGVRNPLVVPSKLFPRVVRGGGWDDSATLLRSAVREGSDEDWKQQDPQIPQSIWYHTDALSVGFRIVRPLKAPSDEEKATLWDKTAPEQLDPVVE; this comes from the coding sequence ATGCGACTGAGCTGGACCATAGTTTCACTGCTGTTTGCCGCTTCTTTTCTTTCCAATAATGTCTTAACTGCCGCAGACAATGCGGTGCCTCAAGCGACAACCGAAGCGGCGATGAAGCCATACGCTCAGCCGATCGCTCAAACGGAAGCTGCCATTGACATGGTGCCAATTCCTGGCGGCACCTTTAAGATGGGCAGTCCGGAATCCGAAGCCGGTCGAAATGCGGACGAAGGGCCTCAGCACGAAGTTCGAATCGATCCCTTCTGGATGGGCAAGTGCGAAATCACCTGGAATCAGTATGAAATCTGGGGCGAGAAAATCGACATTGCTCGCCGCAAGATCTTCGGTTCTCCGGCGACGCCCAACGACGAATTGGCAGACGCGGTCACTCGTCCCACGCCACCTTATACGGATATGAGTTTCAGCATGGGCAAGCAGAAGCATCCGGCCATCTGTATGACTCAACACGCCGCCAGGATGTACTGCAAATGGTTGTCTGTCAAGACGGGTCAATACTACCGATTGCCCACAGAAGCCGAATGGGAATACGCCTGCCGCGCCGGAACGACCACTGCTTACTCGTTTGGTGACGACGTTTCGAAGCTGGACGAATACGCCTGGTACGAAGCCAACAGTGACGAAGGTTACCATGAAGTCGGTCAGAAGAAGCCAAACGCGTGGGGACTGCACGATATGCATGGCAACGTGTCCGAATGGACGCTGGATCAGTACGTGCCTGACACTTATGCCAATCGCAAGTCGGGCGTTCGCAATCCACTGGTCGTGCCGTCGAAACTGTTTCCTCGCGTGGTCCGCGGCGGCGGATGGGACGACAGTGCCACCCTGCTGCGAAGTGCCGTTCGAGAGGGCTCTGATGAAGACTGGAAGCAGCAGGACCCGCAGATTCCGCAGAGTATCTGGTACCACACTGATGCGTTGAGTGTCGGTTTTCGCATTGTCAGGCCACTGAAGGCACCGTCTGACGAAGAGAAAGCGACTTTGTGGGACAAGACGGCTCCGGAACAACTGGATCCCGTCGTGGAATAG
- a CDS encoding uracil-DNA glycosylase, with amino-acid sequence MPPTSAHLRKWNALNRQIVRCERCPRLIAHCRKVAEEKRAAYRDEDYWGGPVANFGDPNAALLIVGLAPGAHGANRTGRLFTGDRSGDWLYRSLHVTGFANQAEATSRDDGLELKNCVITGACHCAPPDNKPTTDELANCADWLTQTFDLLPIKVIVALGGIGWNSVWKHFRQTSPESLLPTRKPKFGHRAEVQLTESIVLLGSYHPSQQNTFTGRLTRRMLNSVFQRAAKLLAK; translated from the coding sequence ATGCCCCCAACTTCTGCACATCTTCGAAAATGGAACGCCCTCAACCGGCAGATTGTTCGCTGCGAACGTTGCCCTCGGTTGATCGCTCATTGCCGCAAAGTCGCGGAAGAAAAGCGAGCCGCCTACCGCGACGAAGATTACTGGGGCGGACCTGTGGCTAACTTCGGTGATCCCAATGCCGCTTTGTTGATCGTCGGATTAGCACCGGGAGCTCACGGAGCCAATCGCACGGGGCGACTATTCACGGGTGACCGCAGCGGCGACTGGTTGTATCGGTCGTTGCATGTCACCGGCTTCGCCAATCAGGCCGAAGCCACTTCACGCGACGACGGACTGGAACTGAAAAACTGCGTGATCACCGGAGCCTGCCACTGTGCCCCGCCCGACAACAAGCCGACGACCGACGAACTGGCCAACTGTGCCGACTGGCTGACTCAGACGTTCGACCTACTGCCCATTAAAGTCATTGTGGCGTTGGGCGGCATTGGCTGGAATTCTGTGTGGAAACACTTCCGCCAGACATCACCCGAGTCACTGCTGCCAACGCGCAAGCCGAAGTTTGGACATCGGGCGGAGGTGCAGTTAACAGAATCCATTGTGCTGCTGGGAAGCTATCACCCCAGCCAGCAAAACACCTTCACCGGCCGATTGACTCGCCGCATGTTGAATTCCGTCTTTCAACGCGCCGCCAAACTGTTGGCTAAGTAA
- a CDS encoding tRNA modification GTPase, with product MPLDLNDTIAAIASPPGPAERGIVRISGDGLVDVLRKVFTDDDDLWPNAKRAARFNGSLNVPAIGIPLPTALMLWPTSRSYTGQPMAELHTTGAPPLLDAVLERVLECGARHANRGEFTMRAFLAGRIDLVQAEAVLGVIDAADHSELQAALSQLGGGITQTLVVVRNEILTLLGDLEAGLDFVEEDIEFISNKQICDRLTECHVRLQKLLNVSDDRLPSGLRRRVVLAGLPNAGKSTLFNRLLGSQRAIVSPIAGTTRDYLSGIVVIGGVEIELIDTAGWEAAADLIMERAQDLRSEQVHGSDLVIWCRATDMNDAASQEDDRLRSQLDDQHLQVLDVFTRCDLVDQFKGENHVSAETGQGIPELLHQIERVLSQDRSAKSELVSSTAARCRDTLRRAIASIEAARAASEQQLGDEITAFELRDSLHQIATMLGEVYTDDILDHIFSNFCIGK from the coding sequence ATGCCTCTGGACCTTAACGATACCATTGCCGCAATTGCTTCGCCGCCCGGACCAGCGGAACGCGGTATCGTGCGTATCAGCGGAGACGGCCTTGTGGACGTCCTTCGAAAAGTCTTCACCGACGACGACGATCTCTGGCCGAATGCTAAGCGGGCTGCTCGATTTAATGGATCACTGAACGTGCCGGCGATCGGCATTCCGCTTCCGACAGCACTCATGCTCTGGCCCACGTCGCGCAGCTATACCGGACAGCCGATGGCCGAACTGCACACGACCGGAGCGCCTCCGCTGCTGGACGCGGTGCTGGAACGAGTGCTGGAATGCGGTGCTCGCCATGCCAACCGCGGTGAGTTCACGATGCGAGCTTTTCTTGCCGGTCGCATTGATCTTGTGCAGGCGGAAGCGGTATTGGGCGTGATTGATGCTGCCGATCATTCGGAACTGCAGGCCGCATTGTCACAGCTTGGCGGCGGGATTACTCAGACGCTGGTCGTCGTGCGGAACGAAATCCTGACACTGCTCGGCGACCTCGAAGCCGGCTTGGATTTTGTGGAAGAAGACATTGAATTTATTTCCAACAAACAGATCTGCGACCGCCTGACGGAATGCCATGTTCGCCTGCAGAAGCTACTCAACGTTTCTGACGATCGCCTTCCATCCGGACTTCGCCGGCGAGTCGTTCTCGCAGGGCTGCCGAATGCGGGCAAGAGCACTCTGTTTAATCGACTGCTGGGTTCGCAACGAGCCATCGTGTCGCCCATTGCCGGAACAACGCGAGACTACCTTAGCGGGATCGTTGTCATCGGCGGGGTCGAAATCGAATTGATCGACACGGCTGGCTGGGAAGCGGCGGCCGATTTGATCATGGAGCGAGCTCAGGACCTGCGTTCTGAACAGGTCCACGGCAGCGACCTCGTCATCTGGTGCCGCGCAACTGATATGAATGATGCGGCATCGCAGGAGGACGACCGCCTGCGTAGCCAGTTGGACGATCAACACCTGCAGGTGCTGGATGTCTTCACGCGCTGTGACCTTGTTGACCAATTCAAGGGTGAAAACCACGTCAGCGCGGAAACCGGGCAGGGCATTCCCGAACTGCTTCACCAAATCGAACGAGTGCTCTCGCAGGACCGTTCGGCGAAGTCAGAACTTGTCTCGTCAACGGCCGCTCGCTGCCGCGACACGCTACGCCGCGCGATCGCGTCGATCGAAGCCGCCAGGGCTGCATCGGAACAGCAACTGGGCGATGAGATCACCGCGTTCGAACTACGAGACAGCCTGCATCAGATCGCCACAATGCTCGGCGAAGTCTACACAGACGACATCCTGGACCACATCTTCAGCAACTTCTGTATTGGCAAGTAA
- a CDS encoding class I SAM-dependent methyltransferase, translated as MASAHQIETATGQRFEFGANWARFLSVLNDDRIALAVRSVQTLLQRDSLDGLRFLDVGSGSGLFSLAARKLGATVHSFDFDPQSVACTAELKRRYFEGDEGWTIQEGSVLNTEFLSSLGKFDAVYSWGVLHHTGQMWNAFENVCGLVEDNGQLAISIYNDQGAWSRRWRLIKKTYNAVPSWLRPAFFAAIMIPREARYLLLNTLKLRPGDYFRNISNYQKQSLRGMSYWYDLHDWIGGYPFEVAKPEEVFDFFRQRGFVLEKLTTVGGGSGCNEFAFRRC; from the coding sequence ATGGCGTCAGCTCACCAAATTGAAACAGCAACCGGCCAGCGGTTCGAATTCGGAGCCAACTGGGCTCGGTTTTTGTCCGTGTTGAACGACGATCGAATTGCGTTGGCGGTGCGATCTGTGCAAACGCTTTTGCAAAGGGACAGTCTGGACGGACTCAGGTTTTTGGATGTCGGTTCCGGCAGCGGCCTGTTTAGCCTCGCCGCTCGCAAGCTGGGTGCGACCGTTCATTCCTTCGATTTCGATCCGCAGTCTGTCGCCTGCACCGCAGAATTAAAACGACGCTACTTTGAAGGAGACGAAGGCTGGACGATTCAGGAAGGCAGCGTGCTAAACACCGAATTCCTGTCGTCACTGGGAAAGTTCGACGCCGTTTATTCGTGGGGAGTGCTGCATCACACCGGGCAGATGTGGAATGCATTCGAAAACGTGTGTGGTCTGGTGGAAGACAATGGGCAACTCGCCATTTCGATCTACAACGACCAGGGTGCGTGGAGTCGCCGGTGGCGGCTCATTAAGAAGACCTACAACGCTGTGCCGTCATGGCTGCGACCGGCGTTCTTCGCGGCCATCATGATTCCCAGAGAAGCACGCTATCTGCTGCTGAACACCCTGAAGCTGCGGCCCGGCGACTACTTTCGAAACATCAGCAACTACCAGAAGCAAAGTTTGCGCGGGATGAGCTACTGGTACGATTTGCACGATTGGATCGGCGGTTATCCGTTTGAAGTCGCGAAGCCGGAAGAGGTCTTCGATTTCTTTCGACAGCGAGGCTTCGTGCTGGAAAAGCTGACCACCGTTGGAGGCGGCAGCGGCTGCAACGAGTTCGCCTTTCGGCGCTGCTAA
- a CDS encoding UbiA family prenyltransferase: MSADSSTPSSTKQSSTVYDWLKLMRLPTVFTALSNVLCGFFISTTDRDLPALAARPEFWLLLLSSAGLYLGGMVLNDVFDAELDSRERPERPIPSGRISHKHATVFGVMLVATGLIAAFAADVVSKTQNTSFQIASVLAAAVVLYDSVLKSTIAGPLGMGACRFLNIMLGASCCGSWDDVWSTPQLAVATALAVYVIGVTWFARNEAGNSSRSGLMAGLSVVIVGLCIDGWVALQDLQPQSPATGALIALGLIGANVIFRAAKAISANQPVLLQKTVGFMLLHIIFLDATMTFCMTGSGRMAAAVVVLVIPATLMKRVIPMS; the protein is encoded by the coding sequence ATGTCCGCAGACTCTTCAACGCCATCCAGCACCAAACAGAGTTCAACCGTTTACGATTGGTTGAAGCTGATGCGACTGCCAACCGTGTTTACGGCACTTTCCAATGTGCTGTGCGGTTTTTTCATCAGCACGACTGATCGTGATCTGCCAGCACTGGCGGCTCGTCCGGAGTTCTGGCTACTGTTGCTATCCAGTGCGGGGCTGTATCTTGGCGGGATGGTGCTGAACGACGTTTTTGATGCCGAACTGGATTCACGAGAACGTCCTGAGCGGCCGATCCCTTCCGGGCGAATTTCACACAAACACGCGACGGTGTTTGGCGTGATGCTGGTCGCCACGGGATTGATCGCGGCGTTTGCAGCGGACGTTGTATCGAAGACTCAGAATACCAGCTTCCAGATCGCCAGCGTTCTGGCAGCAGCTGTCGTGCTTTACGATTCTGTCTTGAAGAGCACCATCGCTGGACCGCTGGGAATGGGGGCCTGCCGATTTCTCAACATCATGCTGGGAGCAAGCTGCTGTGGAAGCTGGGATGACGTGTGGTCGACGCCTCAGCTTGCCGTCGCCACTGCTCTGGCGGTCTACGTGATCGGCGTCACATGGTTTGCTCGCAACGAAGCGGGCAACTCTTCACGCAGCGGATTGATGGCCGGACTTAGCGTCGTGATCGTCGGCCTGTGCATTGACGGTTGGGTGGCGTTACAGGACCTTCAGCCGCAGTCGCCTGCAACCGGGGCCTTGATTGCTCTGGGGCTGATTGGAGCGAACGTGATTTTTCGAGCCGCCAAAGCCATCTCGGCCAATCAACCGGTGCTATTGCAGAAGACCGTTGGCTTCATGCTGCTGCACATCATCTTTCTGGACGCCACGATGACCTTCTGCATGACTGGCAGCGGCCGCATGGCCGCTGCCGTCGTGGTATTAGTGATTCCAGCGACGCTGATGAAGCGGGTCATCCCAATGTCATAG